TTTTTACTAATGTGGATTGGGTTAATCATCTAAATTTTTCGTTCAGATGGTGAGGGATGATCATCGATTGCGAGATAAAAAAGGGCTTTCATGTCGCCGAGCTGTTCCAAGGCCCGCCTCGACTCTATGAGATGGATTGGCTTGCTTAATGGTGTGCAATTGGAAAAGCTCCAGGTCAACACTCCTACAAGTTTGAATGTCAAAGTTGATATGATGGTTCAATATAACATGTATTTTAGAGGCAGTACCGATGTTCTTTCTATCTCACTCTCATCCAATGGTTCAGTATAATAATGTGTATTATAGAGGCAGAATTGATGTTCTGTTCTGATGATTGAATTCTTAATGGTGTTGTTTGTAGAAATGGAACCCAAGAAGTATCTAAAGCAACAAGGGCGGTCTCAAATTGATGGCCAAATTTCCCTTTTTGGTGTTGTTTCATTTGGGTTTTTTATTCGAAGAGTTGCAATTTTCATAGTTTTCCTATCATTGATGTCTAAATTATTAAGAACTTATTTGATTTAATTTTTGCATGATCTAGGTACTCCATCTTATGGAGTTGGAGCTTGCTTACACTATGTTAACGGCCGTTACTCGCGCGCCGTCTCCGTCTCGCCACGTGGTCAGTTTGCCAGGTCAAAACATGCTCAAAAAATAGCTCAACATTTTTTTGACGCCATTAAAAATTCGGTGCGGTGCAAAATGGCACGAATCGTAAAGTTATGCTTTTTTGCTAATTGTGACACAAATGTGGTGGTTCTGTGGATTTTACTCCAACCATAAAGATATGTGACTTGATGATATTATAGTCATTGTCCCAACACATTGTCACATTAACGTTGCTTTAATTATGTACCTCAGCAATTAACTTCATCATAATTTTGAAGAATGGATTAGAATTTAGAAGTATACCTTGAGCAGTTAGTTGCTTTAGTATAAAAATATACTACCTCCGTCTTAAAATGTATGTAAGACGTTTTTGTAGGCTAGTACCTTACAACAtacttttttttttgcattttagtTGACTGGTAAGTCAAATAGGATTGTCAAGCCGTGTCCATTGTCAACAACCCATCTACAAATACACCTTGCATGAATGCGCACACAGCTTGACTATGGTCCAATACGATCAAGTATCTATCACTGGCGAGTTAAAAAAAAagtaccatgcaaaaaaaaagagTTAAAAAAAGTATCTATCACTGGCAGCTGGGACCCCAGTGTAGTAACCCCCCAAACTTTCAAAGTTCCCGCCACTGACAAGTCGGCTGGATCCTCCTCCAATTGCTACACGCACGTTTTCGCCACATCACCGATCCGCGTCGAAGTGCATCTGGTCCGTCCATCCGAAATATCAGCGAACGGCTGATATTCTCGCACGTCACCGATCCGGGGCGCTCACGGCTCCACGAATCAGCGCCCACCTGTCTCCTCTTACCTATAAAGACCCCGGCCCATCTGCCGTCCAATCCATCGCCTCTGTCTCTCTACTACTCCACCCCAGCCAAACTTCTCTCTCGCCTTCGAagaagcagcagccgccgccgtaGCATCCATGGCACCCAAGGCTGCTGAGAAGAAGCCTGTGGAGAAGACCCCCGCGGGCAAGAAGCCCAAGGCGGAGAAGAAGGTGCCGGCGTCCAAGGAGGGCGGCgacaagaaggggaagaagaaggccaagaagagcgTCGAGACGTACAAGATCTACATCTTCAAGGTGCTCAAGCAGGTGCACCCGGACATCGGCATCTCCTCCAAGGCCATGTCcatcatgaactccttcatcaacgaCATCTTCGAGAAGCTTGCCGGCGAGTCTGCCAAGCTCGCCAGGTACAACAAGAAGCCCACCATCACGTCCCGGGAGATCCAGACCTCCGTCCGCCTCGTCCTCCCCGGCGAGCTCGCCAAGCACGCCGTCTCCGAGGGCACCAAGGCCGTCACCAAGTTCACCTCGTCCTAGGCTCCTCGTGCATTAGTTCTTGTGTTTCTTTCCTCTTCGTTGTCTGATGAATTCTGTAGCTAGCTGTGTGTGTTCTGACAGCGTCATACTGTAACAATGGTGCTGCCTGAATAAATAGTCATGTTGCTGCTTGAATGGACGACTGTCGCCTTGGATTCAGTTTCATCTCGGGCTAAGAGCTGGGAAGATGGTTTCTTATCTCTGAAAGTTTTGCACAGATGCTTGTTTGAAACAAATAGTTTGATCCTTCTTGAGAAGTGGAGTTCCACTCAGGTAGCAAAGCTTGTATTTGAAATTGATGCTGATAATTGACCACTTTCAAATCAAGGATCTGAAATGGTTTGTATCCCCTAGCAATTTTTCTTTGAAATTTCACGGGGGGAGATTTTCCCCCACCTGAACTTTTTATCATTAACAAGGGACGAAAGCCCATATTAACAGGGACCTAGCAAGAGGGTGGTAGGGGCAGGTAGGCAAGAACACAAGATTAGGCAGCCAACGTTTCAGGTATTCAGGTGAGCCTGCTGTTTCCGCAAACAAAGAGTAATCAGATAACCCATTTGTTTCAGATAATCAGATGTGAAGCCTTTGCAGCAGTGATTTGATTGGGAAGATGTAACCAGATAACCCATTTGTTTGATACGCACGTACATTTACACATTTGATTTGATTGGGTACCTGATCATCAAATTATCATACTTTTGTAACGATTTTCCTTTATAAAATAAGTTCAACACATTATATATAGTCTAGCAACCACAAACTAAGCCTCGATGGTTGGGTGAGAATTTTTATCCCATGGTTGAACAACCACAAATCTGATCCTCATTGAAAGCGTGAGTGAAAACTCATGCATGTGCGCCATGGGATCTTTGTCTTGCGCGGTTGAAAACAAATAGAATAAATAAAAGATATACATAACGAAGAATCAGAGGAAAGAATGGCTACTAAGCTTGGTTGAGCAAAACTTAACACAAACTAAGTCGATCAATGAGGGAATAGCAAATCCCTTTTTTTTACAATGATGTGTGGGTCAGGCCACCACAACTAAGAGAAATTATGCTTCAGTCTATTCCGTCACAACGCTTTTGTGAGGACCGGTGCTAAGCGCAAAACGGAGCATAGAGAAGTGACCATGAATGTTATACACTACAtgaattatttctacaaaataatgGATATTAGTGTGTATATTATTTTCTGAGACAAAAATATAATAAGGCTATTCACAAACTTTGAACAATATATATAACTTTTTCTAGAAATCCACAATGATTAAGTTGGTAGATTAATTAACACATGTACATTGCTGAGGATACATTTGTCATTTTTTACAAAAAATAAATATCTACACCTTAATTGTGTTTtttcaaaaccaaataaaataaatatgaGAAAGAACACTCTAATGCAAACATAAAATACTTTATTTGCACTTGGCACATTTCAGTTTATATGTCTCCTATTAGATTCCCATAGTTTGGATAGACTTTATAAAGAATACATAATTATGATTCTAAAATTCAATCATATGATGTTTATAAAAATGGATAGAGTTTATGGATTCTCCACCATACAATATATTTTGTAGAAAATATTGAAATTTATATAATGCATATATTTTCCAAGCATATATTTTTCATACTAAATTGTTGAAATTGACTTCATATTTTTATAGAAAATCATCTATTTAATAACCAGGTAGCACATTTTATTGGGAAAACTCAAAAcggtgcccgggctcatctgctccctctcagcaaaaaattcaaaaaaaatactagaaaaattcaaaaaattccaactttttttgtggtggtagataatttgacgcatgAGGTGCGGCCCAAAATTtaactcatttggacatctgagcagctctcggcaaaaaagataaatcgggtcaaaacagtgcgtgaacaatatacatttttacagaccctgattttgtcttttttgccgagagctgctcagatgctcaaatgagttgaattttggggcgcacctcacgcgtcaaattatctaccgccacaaaaaaatttggatatttttgaaattttctagtattttttttaaatttttttctaagcgtgggtgcagatgagcccgggtgcagattagccgcactCATTTTATTGGACTTTCTTTGTTATCTCTCCTACTTAAAAAGAACATAAGGCTCTGCGATCCGCTCTTCAGTTGTCCAACATTATGTACATTTCCTTCTCTCTCCcaccattttgatttttttctcccatcTCTTGTTTTCTCACCGGCTTTTCTAAAAATTTCCTTAATTGCCCCACCTCTTATTTAATTACCAAGTGAACTTATGATTTTTCGTAGGACAAATAAATACTTACCAAATAAGTACTTatgaaataaatcttatttgttTACACGATCAAATTAATATGGACTAGTAAGTTACAGGGTACCTACAATAATTGTTATACACCGTTGCGAGATGAAAATTGTAACTAATTTTCAATTTTGTTTACCATTACCTATAACACTACTTAAATCTGTAAGGAATTAACATATTATCAAAGATATTGGCACGGACGATAATTATCAATTATAGTTACCAAAATCAAGAGATCTATGCAACTATAGTCTATAGTCACCCCAATAGTAATGATAAAGCAAACACTCGTCAATAGTAACTCAACCACTACCAGTGGTATGGGCGTACACTCGGTTGTTGCTGGTCAGACCCTATTAGAAACACAACATGTGGGATAACACATTCTATACAAGTGTTTAACTACATGTCTACTAAAGTTCGAGACATAGGATATGTAACATTTAATAGCACATACCCCAAAGATAACATGTAATGATTCCCCACATGGATGGAGCTCTATATATTTACTGCAAACGGCGAAGTACTAATTTCGGAAAAGCTGAAGCAACTCGTGTAAAGTTCTTCTCTTTCTGGTTTGGGTGATCTATAGATTAGAACTAAACCGAAGCAGATGCCACATCTTATATCTTTTTACCGTGCTGGCAATGCATCTCATTTTCACATCATTGGATGAATGTTAGCTCATTAGGGTTGGGAGGCAACAAGTAACTAAGGCGTCGCTTTTGCCAGATCAAGTCCTAAGCGAGTTCTACAACGTACTCGCTTACACAAGACTCGATTTATCCAGCGTTTTTCAAGCTAAACATTGCTCAAACTGGGATTCCATTAAAGTTGAACTCATGCTGCCCAACATGTTCTCGATGCCGAATTGCCTGGCTAGCCATGGGCTCCCACACAAACCAACGTGCCCTCTCTGCGTGCTGGCGCCTGAGATGATAGAACACCTTCTCGTCCAGTTCATTGTGTCCGCCTACAACAATGTTGTTGCTTGTGGCTATTGTTCCGTCTGAAGAAACAAGCACGCTGTTGCTCACTACTTGAAGGGATGACCTAGCATGCTTGACTGTCACCTTGGATTTTTCTTCGGACATGTTTATTCAGTTTCATCTTGGTCTTGAAGCCAAATAGTTTGATGCTTCTTCTTCAAAAGTGGAGTTCCACTTGGGATGTAAATAATTACCACCCCTATTGCTATGGTCAAATTAATTTCATGTCCGTGCCAGCAAAATTCGGCAAAGAACGGTGAGAAAAAAGAAACAAGTAGCCATGCTTGTGCGGTTTGTTGCTTCAGGAAACTTGTGAGGCAGAAGATGTCCAAGACCCATGCAATTTCTGTTGAAGCTTTCATCTGAAATTGATGCTGATAATTGGCAACTTTTTAACCAAGCATCTGAAATGGTTTGGATCTCCCCTTAATTTTTCTTTAAATTTTCACTGGGGGGAGATTTCCCCATCTGATTTTTTTATGATTAACAGGGCCCAAAAGCCTAGATTGCCGTACATTACAACGTAGGAAGAGGGGTTTTTTCCTATTTGCCGCTCGCTGCGGCAAATTGCCGGAGCGACGCACTGGGAATCTGAACGAGGGctcggggtgggccggcccatcaaATGCTTGAGCGATTCCGGTTTTGGGAACGTTCCAGCTGGTTCCCAGCCGGGCTTTTCCGGTTTTGGGACCTTCTAGGAGGTTCCTGAaacgtttgatttttctttttatctttttttcgtttttatgtttctttttttctcttttctgtaactttttctttctttttcatttttttgcttttctgttttcaaagttattttctttttttcaaaaaatatttgtgttgctcaCAATTGTTCAAAACTTCACAAAATGTTATAATTTTCGAATTTTCTTCAtgcttttaaaaaattgttcaaaacttcaataaatgttctcattttcaaatTTTCATCCTgacttgaaaaaatgttcatgctttcaaaaaattgttcaaagttcaaaaaatgttcgcattttaaaattttgttcctGATGTGACCAGAGGTGCAAAAAGAGATCAAGTTATCAAATCAAATAGTTTGACCATTGGCCAAATTACAATGAAAGTACCATCATCAGAACCACCAGCTGAAGAAGTCACGCCAAATTTTCGTACTCCAAGTTGGACATTGGTCGGTGCTATTCCAATTCAAGTAgcctaattttttttagtttttgttaGTAAGTTTCATCCGAATAGAAACCGCTATGGTACGGTCTTGTTTTGGTTGTTTAGATCCTGCGTGATCTATTTTGGTTAGGCGTGATCCTGCCTGATTAACAACGTTGCCGGATTATTTTATTAGGAAAGTCCTAGTTATATGGTTGAGAGAGAGAGTCCTAATTTTCCTTCTCTTTGTTTTGCACGTGAGTGTTTTGCACGTTAGGATAGAGTCCAGGTCGGTTTGTGAGCTCAGGGTCGCCTATAAATATGGCTGGCTTCGGCCATGTAACGCAGATTGGTTTTTCTTAAATCGTGAGTCAATAAAGTTACAGAAAACGTTCCATGTCGAGGGACACCAAATATCGTCTTCGTTGCTGATCCGTGAGGATTTTGTTGCTGCTGTGCGTGGAGTCGATTCAATCTACTTGACGCAAGTTTTCGTTCTTACGGTCTTGCATCTTTGCTCGACCGGAATTTCTTGTTGCTGCTagtatcgtgaaagatcgggccgacgaacgactcgccatctagtcgagtctacatcaagtggtattcagagctaagGTTGTTCACGGTACTGTGTTGATTAAGATGTCAACCTCGGCCGACAAGGGTGACGAGGTTGCTGCTGATTCTGAGGAAATAGTGCGTCCAGTGTATGCGGATGATATTCCTCAAAATATTCGGGATGGTTTTGACCACACATGCAACTACATCAAGCAATGTCATGACGCGCTCGGCAAAAGGATAGATGTCCTGATCACTCGGTTCGATGGTTTGGCAGACATCATCAATATGCCGGCAGCGACTTCTGCACCACCACAGACTGCTCCGGCTGCTCCACTGTATTATGCACCACCAGCTCGCGACGGATATGCTGGCGTGCATGATCGCCGTCTGGCGGCACACCCTCATGCTGGAGATGATGGTTTCGGTGATGGCATTGACCACGCGGGGTACGCGCCACGACCACGACACTATGAGCCTCGTCCCGAAACATCCATTCGTGGTGGAGTGCATGACCGAGTTGGTCAAGCTGTGCGTGTGCCTTTGGATGATGGAATTGGGCGCATAAAAATTTCAATCCCTTCGTTCTCCGGCAAGTGCGAACCAGAaggctatttggagtgggagatgcgtgttgatcaaatttttgatgcccatcattatagcgaggagaagaaagttcaacttgctggaattgAATTCACCGGATACGCGCtaatttggtggaatcaaatttgtcgttcaagacatcggccgacgacttggcgaggtatgaaagaattcatgaggcgacgttttgttcctgagcactataaaagagacatgtacaacaagttgcagcggctctctcaaggtaatatgagtgttgatgaatattacaaggagatggaatTGCTTATGATACGTACAGGGACAACGGAGGATCCGGAGGCGACTATGGCTCGTTTCTTTAACGGGCTAAATATCGAGGTGCAGGATCGTGTTGAGATGGTGGTCTACTACAACATACAAGATCTTGTGCACCAAGCTGTGCGTGCGGAACAACAGATTAAGCGACGCCAAGTCAACATTGTTCCCAGTACCACTTTGAACACATGGCGACGCTCGCAGTATAAGAGTGAGGATGTCGGTCCTAGCTCCAGGGCAACATCATCAAATCGCTCTCATGGTTCCGTGCAAAAGGATGCTTCAAAATCAGGACTGTCGATGGTTGATTCTAGTGCACAGTCGACCGGACGCACTAGTGACATagagtgtttcaagtgtggaggaagGGGACATATGAAGCGTGAATGTCCTAATGAGAAAAGAATGTTGCTCACGAGAGATGGCTATGCATCCGCTAGTGATGAAGAGGCAGTTTCTGACACTTCTGGTGAAAAATCTGAAGATGTTGAAAATGTGGTTGCGAGTTTCGAAGCTGCTGAATCATATCCGTCTTTGATGGTGCAACGGGTGCAAGAAGATCGCATTGAGGATAAGGGGCAGCGATGGAATATTTTTCAAACTCAATGCAAAATCGACAACACTAATTGTAAGTTGATCATAGATGGAGGAAGCTACACCAACGCGGTTAGCAAGGACTTGGTGGATGCTTTAGCTTTGCCTACCTGGAAGCACCCACAACCCCACTGCGTCGAATGGTTATATCAGTCGGGGAAACTGAAAGTTACTCACAAGGTGCGTCTCAATTTTTCGGTTGGTGACTATACTGATACAGTGATTTGTGATGTATTGCCGATGGATGCATGTCATTTATTGTTGGGGAGACCGTGGCAATATGACCGTCATGCCACACATGAGGGACGGTCCAATACATACTCTTTTTGGAAAGCCGGAAGACGACATGTTCTGCGTTCTATGTTTATGGGAGAAATCATGGTGGACACAACTGCTTCACTGAAGAAGTCAATGAAATCTCCCgcaaaaccgaggacggttttgttTCAAGGAGGAGGGGATGATGTGACCAGAGGTGCAAAAAGAGATCAAGTTATCAAATCAAATAGTTTGACCATTGGCCAAATTACAATGAAAGTACCATCATCAGAACCACCAGCTGAAGAAGTCACGCCAAATTTTCGTACTCCAAGTTGGACATTGGTCGGTGCTATTCCAATTCAAGTAGCCtaatttttttttagtttttgttaGTAAGTTTCATCCGAATAGAAACCGCTATGGTACGGTCTTGTTTTGGTTGTTTAGATCCTGCGTGATCTATTTTGGTTAGGCGTGATCCTGCCTGATTAACAACGTTGCCGGATTATTTTATTAGGAAAGTCCTAGTTATATGGTTGAGAGAGAGAGTCCTAGTTTTCCTTCTCTTTGTTTTGCACGTGAGTGTTTTGCACGTTAGGATAGAGTCCAGGTCGGTTTGTGAGCTCAGGGTCGCCTATAAATATGGCTGGCTTCGGCCATGTAACGCAGATTGGTTTTTCTTAAATCGTGAGTCAATAAAGTTACAGAAAACGTTCCATGTCGAGGGACACCAAATATCGTCTTCGTTGCTGATCCGTGAGGATTTTGTTGCTGCTGTGCGTGGAGTCGATTCAATCTACTTGACGCAAGTTTTCGTTCTTACGGTCTTGCATCTTTGCTCGACCGGAATTTCTTGTTGCTGCTagtatcgtgaaagatcgggccgacgAACGACTCGCCATCTAGTCGAGTCTACATCAGTTCCTGACTTTAATAAATATTCATGCTTTAAAATAAATTGTTCGAAAGTTCAAAAAAATGTTCCTTTACAATTTTTGTTCACATTTTCCCAAATATTCATGGTTTCAAATTTTTTcacataataaaaaaattgttTGCCTTTTCCAAATATAGTTTGGCAGTTTCAATAAATtttaaaattcaaaatttgttcacaaatttgtgcttaaaatatgttcacaaattttaaaatatGTTATGAAAATTCAAAATGTGTTCTTCATTTTAGAATTTTGTTCACAAATGCGAAAATTGTTCATGTTTACAAAAAAGTACGAAAATTCATCGTTTCTAAATTTTGTTTTGAAAACAAGAATATGCTTGTGTCTtctcttttccttttctgtttctttttttttttttacttttcaagtatactcttatttttcttaaagTTGAAGTTTCGAAAATTGTTCAGAAACTTGAAAAATGATCATcctagaaaatactatttttttcaaaaattgtcgtgttttcaaaaattgttcataaattcgAATAGTGTTTGCATTTTCAAAAACAAATCCGGGCATTTCAAGAATTTTTCTCATTTTTAAAAAATTTCTCAGCATTTAAAAGATGTTTTTGTtttaaaaatttgttcacaaattaaaaaataataatcttTTTTTCATCTTTTATTCTAGTATTTCAAAAGTTGTTTCTTTTTTTAAAACTTTGTTCACAAATTTCTGTTTTTAAACTTTTCTTCTAGTATTTCAAAAGTTTTCGTTTCAATATTTTGTTCACCTAACTCAAAATGTTCGcatttccaaaatttgttcacgATTTTACCATTGTTCTCAGTTTAAAAATTTTGTTCTGAATCTAAAACGTTGTCCCCATTTTCAAAATTTGCTCACGAATTCTAAAATCTTCaggaattttgaaaaaaaaatcacgtTTTCAAAAATGTGCTGtaacttcaaaaaatgtttgaCTTTTAAATACGTTCCTCTGTTGTCTGTTCTTATTGTTTCGTGCTAACCATTTGGACATCTGGCGGCTTCAGCTCAAGTGGCTAGCTGCAAGGAATTTGAGGCGCGAGGACGCATGTTCGGGTCCTCCCAGCGCTG
Above is a window of Triticum aestivum cultivar Chinese Spring chromosome 6B, IWGSC CS RefSeq v2.1, whole genome shotgun sequence DNA encoding:
- the LOC123136040 gene encoding histone H2B.4-like, which codes for MAPKAAEKKPVEKTPAGKKPKAEKKVPASKEGGDKKGKKKAKKSVETYKIYIFKVLKQVHPDIGISSKAMSIMNSFINDIFEKLAGESAKLARYNKKPTITSREIQTSVRLVLPGELAKHAVSEGTKAVTKFTSS